One Campylobacter sputorum genomic window, TATAATTAATGTGAATAAAATGTTAAATTTATTTATTTTTATGCAATTTTGGATAGTCAAAAAATATAACTTTTCCACTATGGTTTTGTATATTTTTAAAGCAATCTTGTTCAAACTCGATACAAAAAATGGAGCTAGTTGGCATATGATCTATCACTGAATTGCTTAGAAGTTCACATATCTCAGATATACAAGGATTGTGAGCTATAATAAACACAGTTTTAAATTTGTCATCAATTTCATGAAACACTTTTAAAAAATCACTCAAAGATGAATTATAAAGCTCTTTTTTTTGAACTATTTGGCTTTGAAATCCCACAACATCGGAAATAATTTTAGCAGTTTGAAACGCTCTTTTTGCATTACTAGAAATTATAATATCTGGCATAATACCTTTATCTCTTAGCAAATTTGCCATAAATTTTATATGTTTTTCACCTTTTTGATTTATGCTTCTATCTATATCTTTGCAATCATAATTATTAAATGATTTTGCATGTCTTATAAAATATACCTTTTTCATTTTTGCTCCATTAAGTTCATTATTTGCTCTATTTCAAATTTACTAAACCCAGCTTTTAATCTTGCATTTATATTTAACTCTCTTTTTTGTTTAAACGCATTAGGATAGAGAGATTTTACGATATTTATATAAATATCAGGATTAAGATTATTTTGCTTGCACGCAAATTTAAACCACTTATCTCCTTTTTTTACATGAGAAATTTCTTCATCAAGTATTATGCTTAAA contains:
- a CDS encoding SixA phosphatase family protein yields the protein MKKVYFIRHAKSFNNYDCKDIDRSINQKGEKHIKFMANLLRDKGIMPDIIISSNAKRAFQTAKIISDVVGFQSQIVQKKELYNSSLSDFLKVFHEIDDKFKTVFIIAHNPCISEICELLSNSVIDHMPTSSIFCIEFEQDCFKNIQNHSGKVIFFDYPKLHKNK